In a single window of the Rhodamnia argentea isolate NSW1041297 chromosome 2, ASM2092103v1, whole genome shotgun sequence genome:
- the LOC115737166 gene encoding uncharacterized protein LOC115737166 → MALTFSRSLSHSPSLPQLQSSASSIPLRRPLKTRTSAASTRLFAVRCCSISGPGKNDLRTCRNCKTQFDPSLNHPRACRFHTAHFGGETRRKFESVYSGGTMDTPNSGKVFQYWHCCGSEDPFDPGCTAAPHASYDD, encoded by the exons ATGGCTCTCACTTTCTCCCGTTCACTCAGCCACTCGCCATCACTGCCGCAGTTACAGAGCTCGGCATCATCGATTCCGCTTCGCAGACCGCTCAAAACGCGGACCAGTGCCGCCTCCACAAGACTCTTCGCCGTCCGATGTTGCTCTATTTCAGGTCCCGGCAAGAACGACCTCAGGACGTGCAGGAATTGCAAGACCCAGTTCGACCCTTCCCTCAACCACCCTCGTGCTTGTCGCTTTCACACCGCCCACTTCGGAG GGGAAACAAGGAGGAAGTTTGAGAGTGTGTACAGTGGAGGCACCATGGATACTCCAAACTCAGGCAAAGTTTTTCAATATTGGCACTGCTGTGGATCCGAAGATCCCTTTGACCCTGGGTGCACCGCTGCTCCTCATGCCTCATATGATGACTAG
- the LOC115736099 gene encoding uncharacterized protein LOC115736099, translated as MESTSLCSSSPFLPLNFTTRQSHRPRFSPFASRGRKHDAVVLAARRDSNEGGCSGRLADEGMIILRKRIHEMKMIERNYEPPKDWMEWEKKYYTCYDEYVCKFVGVLQSRLMSTRPSVAVGMLAFMMMSIPVSTAVILSRAVEVAIRAWSAVSLN; from the coding sequence ATGGAATCGACTTCACTCTGTTCTTCTTCACCATTCCTCCCCTTGAATTTCACTACCCGCCAATCCCACCGCCCGAGATTTAGTCCATTCGCGTCCCGAGGAAGGAAGCACGACGCCGTGGTTTTGGCTGCGAGACGCGACAGCAATGAGGGGGGTTGCAGCGGGCGGCTCGCCGACGAGGGCATGATAATCCTGAGGAAGCGGATTCACGAGATGAAGATGATTGAGCGCAATTACGAGCCCCCCAAGGATTGGATGGAGTGGGAGAAGAAATACTACACTTGCTACGACGAGTACGTGTGCAAGTTCGTCGGCGTGTTGCAGTCTCGATTGATGAGCACTAGGCCGAGCGTGGCTGTCGGGATGCTAGCTTTCATGATGATGAGCATCCCGGTTTCGACAGCGGTGATCTTATCGAGAGCAGTCGAAGTGGCCATCAGGGCTTGGTCGGCCGTTAGTTTGAATTGA
- the LOC115736108 gene encoding loganic acid O-methyltransferase-like, with product MASVESFPMNGGGIYSYSHSSFLQRRGIDVALKMIDEMITEKLDVGALISTSSIFRIADLGCSVGPNTYFVVERGLPCEEKIHSFNLPLYHPTLAEMEALVKRNGQFNMERMGPLVRLPHPEASEVMADVTMMHFRAGWEGLIKAHFGGEMVDPVFEHFRKKVKESSVFADPSYNRKAETFILL from the exons ATGGCCAGTGTTGAGTCCTTCCCCATGAATGGTGGCGGCATCTACAGTTACTCCCACAGTTCTTTCTTGCAG AGAAGAGGCATAGATGTTGCCTTGAAAATGATTGACGAGATGATCACAGAGAAGCTTGATGTGGGGGCGTTAATCTCAACTTCATCGATATTCAGGATAGCAGACTTAGGATGTTCCGTCGGTCCAAACACGTACTTTGTCGTGGAAAGA GGACTGCCCTGTGAAGAGAAAATCCACTCATTCAACTTGCCCCTTTACCATCCGACTTTGGCGGAGATGGAGGCCCTGGTGAAGCGAAATGGGCAATTCAACATGGAGAGGATGGGTCCGTTGGTTCGTCTGCCGCATCCGGAGGCATCTGAAGTGATGGCCGATGTGACCATGATGCACTTCAGAGCCGGCTGGGAGGGGCTCATAAAGGCGCATTTCGGGGGAGAAATGGTTGACCCCGTGTTCGAACACTTCCGGAAGAAGGTCAAAGAATCGTCCGTCTTTGCAGACCCTTCGTATAATCGGAAGGCCGAGACTTTCATCCTCCTGTAG